The Rhodopseudomonas palustris genome window below encodes:
- the rpsT gene encoding 30S ribosomal protein S20: MANTSSAKKATRKIARRTAVNKSRRTQMRGSVRTVEEAIASGDREAALKAMARAEPELMRAAQRNIIHRNAASRKVSRLTHSIAKLAK; this comes from the coding sequence ATGGCTAATACGTCTTCCGCCAAGAAAGCGACCCGCAAGATCGCCCGGCGCACCGCGGTGAACAAGTCGCGTCGGACTCAGATGCGTGGGTCGGTCCGGACCGTCGAAGAGGCGATCGCGAGCGGCGACCGCGAAGCGGCGCTGAAGGCGATGGCTCGCGCCGAGCCCGAGCTGATGCGCGCTGCGCAGCGCAACATCATCCACCGGAACGCCGCGAGCCGGAAGGTGTCGCGCCTGACCCACAGCATCGCCAAGCTGGCGAAGTAA